The following DNA comes from Myxococcales bacterium.
CCCTGCCTGGGCGGCTCGTGCGTTCGCCCATTCGGCTTGCTCTTTGGCCAGCGTGATGCCCGTGCTGTGGGTTCCGTGGTGCTTGGCAGCGTGCGTGATGAGCGGCCCCCACCCGCAGCCAATGTCTAGATGCTTGTCGCCGGGCTTCATCTGCACATAGCGGCACACGGTCTCGAGCTTGCGCTCTTGTGCGGCCTCCAGGCTCTCGGACGCGTCCTGGAAGATCCCGCTCGTGTAGGTCATCGACTCGCCGAGGAACCAGTTGTAAAAATCGTTGCCCCGGTTGTAGACGTGCGCGATGTCCCCCTCGTCTGACTTCACGCTGTGTGTAACGTTCTGTCCGAAGAACTCGCGAAAATAGAACTTCACGTCGCCCCAGGTGAAGGCGAACTTGAAGAGGCGGTTGCGCCGCAGCATCACCTCGAAGAGGTCCTGCTTGAAGTCCAGCTTTTCGGCCATGTAGGCCTCGTACAGGATCTCCATGGGGATGCGTTTGCCCTTCCAGCGCCGCGCCAGGTTTTCGTCCCTCCACGTCACGTAGGGTTGCCAATCCTCCTTGACCCGTGACCCCACGGCGTGTGAGCGGAGCACCAAGACCAAGATGGGGCCAATCACGAAAAGGAGAGGCACCAGGACCCAGGCAAGCGGCGCCACCCACCAGACCCAGCCCGAGGCCCACAAAGCAGCGAGCGCCACCAGGGTGGGAACAGCAAGCAAAGTCGCCACGCGCTGCTCGAGCAGCCAGAAAATGAAAGGCATTCCGTGGGAGCGCCCGCGCTCCCGATGTTCGGAGGCCCGGGGCAGGACGGCAGAGTCCGGTGCGGCCCCCGCGGAGGGCATGTCGATGGCGGCAGGGGAGGTCATGGAAGCGTCTTTTGTTCGGGAGAAGGTCGCAAGAGGCGACAACCTTACCATCCAGACACGCTTCGAGCGGTTGGGTTATCGGCAGGAGCCTCTGAAAATGCCACCCTCGGGCCCCCTACGGACGCCACGCGAGGCCACGGACAGGGTCCCGCGTCCCCTCAGCGGGGCTTGAACCCGTGGGCGAGATCTTTCGCGGACTGCTTGATCATGCGCCAGCGATGCGAGTCTCCCTTGAGGACGGAGAGCGCGAACTTCTGCGCCTGCGTCACCTTGATGTGAGGGGGTAACGGAGGCACCTCGGGGTCTGTCCACGCTTCGACCACGACGGGCCGGTCGGACGTGAGCGCAGCTTCCCAGCCCGGAACGACGTCCTCCGGTGTCTTCATTACGATGCCACGCAGGCCCAACATCTCGCCGTACTTCGCATACTCGAAGGGAGGGAGCACCTGCGAGGCGTCGAACTTTGGATCGCCGGCCATCACCCGCTGCTCCCACGTGACCTGATTGAGATCTTCGTTTCGCAACACCAAAACGATGAGCCGGGGGTCGGACCACTCGGTGTAGTGATCCGCAATCGTGATGAGTCCATTGAGGCCGTTCATCTGCATCGCCCCGTCGCCCACGGCGGCGATCACCGGGCGATCTGGGTGGGCGAACTTGGCAGCCAATGCGTAGGGCACGCCGGGGCCCATGGTGGCCAGATTGCCAGACAGGGAAGCCATCATGCCCGAGCGGATCTTGAGATCCCGGGCCCACCAGTTGGCCGCCGAGCCCGAATCACAGGTGAGGATGCAGCGATCCGGCAGCCGGGGCGACAGCTCCCAGAACACGCGCTGGGGGTTGATGGGCTGTGCGCTGTTCATCGCACGCTCTTCCATCAGCTTCCACCACGCGATGACCTCGCGAGCGAGGCGTTCCTGCCAAGACTTATCGGCCTTGGGCCTCAGACGGGGCAAGAGCGCAGCCAAGGTCTCCTGGGCGTCACCGCACAGGTTGACCTCCATGGGATAACGGAGCCCCAGCATGCGCGGCTTCACGTCGATCTGGACGCCCCGCGCCTGACCTTCCTTGGGGAGCCACTCTGAATAGGGAAAGCTGCTGCCCACGACGAGAAGGGTGTCGCAGTTCTGCATCATGTAGTCGCTGGGCTTCGTTCCCAGAAGGCCAATCGAGCCCGTGACGAAGGGCAGATCATCTGGCAACACGTCCTTGCCCAAAAGGGCCTTGGCCACCCCCGCCCCGAGGACCTGCGCGGTTTCAATCACGAGCCCGGCCGCCTTTTTTGCTCCAGCGCCCACCAGCATCGCCACGCGTTTACCCTCGTTGAGCACCTCGGCGGCGCGATCGAGATCGGTATCCCGCGGGATGATGCGGGGCGTGTGGTAGCCGATGCCCGAAAGCGACGTGCCATGGACCCGTGGCGGCGTGGGCACGGCCTCCATCTCTTGGACGTCGTTGGGGAAGATGATGCAGGTCACCGTTCTTTCCGCGAACGCGATGCGCACCGCCCGGTCAACCAAGTGACGCGCTTGCGCCGGGGTGGAGCACATGTGCACATACTGATGGGCCACGTCCTTGAAGAGCGAGATCAGGTCGACTTCTTGCTGATAGTCGGCGCCGAGGGCGGTGGTGGCCTGTTGCCCCACGATGGCCACGACAGGCTGATGATCCATGGCAGCGTCGTAAAGGCCATTGAGCAGGTGGATGGCGCCGGGCCCCGAGGTCGCCATGCACACGCCCACTTCGTTCGTGAACTTCGCATGTCCCGTGGCCATGAACGCGGCCAGCTCCTCGTGGCGGGCCTGGATGAAGCGGACCTTGTCCGAGGCCCGGTCCAAAGCACCCATCAAGCCGTTGATGCCGTCTCCGGGATAGCCGTAGACGAGCTTGATGCCCCACTGATGCAGGCGGTTGATGACGTAGTCGCTGACTGTTTCGGCCATTTTGTGTCTCCCAGGGTGAGTGAAGCGCGCCTCACGACCCGTTCGGGCCCGACTCCGGCACTCTTGGCGTCAGGCGCGCTGCAATCTCCGGACTCATGAATGTGAAACCCGTGTTGGCCCTTGGAAAGGCCCGTCACCCTGCCGCTGATGTGAACTTGGACGTTGCTTGAAGCGGTGCCATCGAGTGTCTCCTCTGATACGGGGCCCCCGTCCGGGGGACGACAGCGAACGATGTCGTGGTGAGCAAGAGACATGCCGAGAGGGGCGGCCGCTGGATGCCGCGATCACGCACGGAAAGTCGCGGCACCGCCGGCACGTGCGCTACCGCAAGCGCCAAAGCCGGTCGGGAATGTTACGGAGCACGTACACCAGCACAGCGCCACTGCCCCGCAGGAGCCCGAGATGAGCGCGACGGTTAGCGGCCGACGGCGCAGGCGGAAACTGTGGCGCTGGTGTCGTCCACCGAGATGGATACGCCCCGGCCTGCCACGCTGGCAGTCAGCGTGCCGCTTCCCCAGCCCTGGCTTACGATCTTCTCCCCCCAGACAACTTTGTAGGCATCGAAGGTCTCGAAGTCCACAGGCTCGCCGTCGCGCCAAACCTGGGGCACGGTTCCCGCAGGCATCCACGTGGTGCCATCATGAAACGTGTACACGCCCTTGGGACCGGAGTACTCCATGGTGAGGACGCGGCCCAGGGTGCTCTTGTACACGACACGACGTGCCGCTTCTTTCCGGAGTTCGGCCATCTTGATGGCCTCTTTGAACTTTTCGTAGGAACCGTGCTCCTTCTTGGTCCCCACCTCGAGAACCAGGGCCCCGAGCCCCTCGAAGGACCACGTCAGCTTCGTATAGGTCTGCGTGCGGTCACCGACCCCCGGCTTGTCGTCCTCGCGCACCAACGACTTGGCCCCAAGAGGCCGCCAAGCCGCGTAGACATCGCTGCCGA
Coding sequences within:
- a CDS encoding thiamine pyrophosphate-requiring protein; the protein is MAETVSDYVINRLHQWGIKLVYGYPGDGINGLMGALDRASDKVRFIQARHEELAAFMATGHAKFTNEVGVCMATSGPGAIHLLNGLYDAAMDHQPVVAIVGQQATTALGADYQQEVDLISLFKDVAHQYVHMCSTPAQARHLVDRAVRIAFAERTVTCIIFPNDVQEMEAVPTPPRVHGTSLSGIGYHTPRIIPRDTDLDRAAEVLNEGKRVAMLVGAGAKKAAGLVIETAQVLGAGVAKALLGKDVLPDDLPFVTGSIGLLGTKPSDYMMQNCDTLLVVGSSFPYSEWLPKEGQARGVQIDVKPRMLGLRYPMEVNLCGDAQETLAALLPRLRPKADKSWQERLAREVIAWWKLMEERAMNSAQPINPQRVFWELSPRLPDRCILTCDSGSAANWWARDLKIRSGMMASLSGNLATMGPGVPYALAAKFAHPDRPVIAAVGDGAMQMNGLNGLITIADHYTEWSDPRLIVLVLRNEDLNQVTWEQRVMAGDPKFDASQVLPPFEYAKYGEMLGLRGIVMKTPEDVVPGWEAALTSDRPVVVEAWTDPEVPPLPPHIKVTQAQKFALSVLKGDSHRWRMIKQSAKDLAHGFKPR
- a CDS encoding cyclopropane-fatty-acyl-phospholipid synthase family protein, encoding MTSPAAIDMPSAGAAPDSAVLPRASEHRERGRSHGMPFIFWLLEQRVATLLAVPTLVALAALWASGWVWWVAPLAWVLVPLLFVIGPILVLVLRSHAVGSRVKEDWQPYVTWRDENLARRWKGKRIPMEILYEAYMAEKLDFKQDLFEVMLRRNRLFKFAFTWGDVKFYFREFFGQNVTHSVKSDEGDIAHVYNRGNDFYNWFLGESMTYTSGIFQDASESLEAAQERKLETVCRYVQMKPGDKHLDIGCGWGPLITHAAKHHGTHSTGITLAKEQAEWANARAAQAGVSDRVNVIVDDYRHLPATTYDKITCLEMAEHVGIKNFQKFLLQVRSMLKDDGIFYLQIAGLRRAWHYEDLVWGLFMAKYIFPGADASCPLGFVVSQAERAGFEVHRVENCGVHYSVTIRKWYDNWVKNEALVVAKYGQRWFRMWRMFLGWSVIIGGQGSSTVFMITLTKNIKNDKDTVSVDEAPSVAFSRKARWIGRDPVATQQ
- a CDS encoding superoxide dismutase family protein, which produces MSLAHHDIVRCRPPDGGPVSEETLDGTASSNVQVHISGRVTGLSKGQHGFHIHESGDCSAPDAKSAGVGPERVVRRASLTLGDTKWPKQSATTSSTACISGASSSSTAIPETASTA